The nucleotide sequence AAGGAGCGTTAATTTATGATTTGCAAAAAGCTAATGCGATAAAAGCTAAAAGCCCGGCTGAAAAAGCAGGCTTAAAATATAATGATTTAATACTTTCAATTGAAGACGAAAATTTGGGAATAAATAAAAGTTTAAATGAAATAATTCAGGAATATAAAGTTGACAGCGAAGTTGAGCTGGAGGTTTTGAGAAAAGGGAAGGTAGAAAAAGTTAAGGTTAAATTAGAGGAGCTGTAAAAAAATTTAAAAAAGTGAAATAAATTCTTGGCAAGAGTTTTAAATTATATATAATACCAATATAAATAATTTATTAATTATCTAAAATATATTTTATGGTAAAAGTAGCAATTAACGGTTTTGGCCGAATTGGCCGGGCTGTTTTTAAAATTTTAATTGAAAAACATAAAAATTTACAAATAATAGCGATTAACGACTTGACTGACACAAAAACTTTGGCGCATCTTTTAGAATATGATACAATGTATGGAAAATGGGACAAAAAGATTGGATTTAGCAAAGACAGCATTATAGTTGATAATAAAAAATATAAAGTATTCGCGGAAAAAAATCCAACTGAACTGCCTTGGAAAAGACTGGGCGTATCAACTGTTTTGGAATGCACAGGTCTATTCAGAACAAAAGAGCTATGTAAATTGCATTTGAATGCGGGAGCAAAAAATGTTATTATATCAGCTCCGGCAAAAAGCAATGATATTCCGATTTATGTTTTGGGCGTTAATGAAAGAAAAATTAAAAAAACAGACAAAATTATTTCAAATGCCTCCTGCACTACTAATTGCATCGCGCCGATTGTTGAAATATTAGAAAGAAAGATCGGGATTAAAAAAGTTATGATGACAACAATCCATTCTTACACTTCTGACCAAAATTTAGTTGACGGTCCGCATAAAGATTTGCGAAGAGCGCGAACCGCTGGACAAAATATTATACCAACAACAACAGGGGCCGCGTTGGCAACAATCAAAACAGTTCCAAAATTAAAAGGAAAATTTGATGGAATTTCAATAAGAGTTCCTACAGCGCTTGTTTCAATGTCTGATTTTGTTTTTTTGTTAAAAAAGAAAACAGACACGGAAAAAGTGAACAAAATTTTTGTTCAAGAAAAAAAATCAAAAAAATATCGAGATGTTATTGACATAACTGATAAACCATTAGTTTCATCTGATTTTATTAAAAATCCTTACTCAGCAATTATTGATCTTTCTATGACAAAAATAGTTGATGGGGATTTGCTAAAAATTGTCGCTTGGTATGATAATGAGTGGGGTTATTCTAACCGTTTAGCGGAAATAACAAAGTTAATCGCAAAAATTCAAAAATAATTTACTAAAAATTAAAAAATGTTTTCAGAAAAAAAAGGCCGCTGGCATAAAATATTTTGGACTATAATTGTGATATTAATTGGCATTAGTATGATTTTTTGGACGCTTGGTCCTGCTTTTATGTATTAGCCTATATGCAAAAAAAATGGAAAGTCGCGAAAAAAATAAATAAAGAATTAGCAAATAAATTTTTAGAAATAAATCCAATTACGCTTCAGCTATTAACAAATAGAAAAATTACAAAACAAAACAAAATCAATGAATTTTTATTTCCTGATTATGGACGATTGAACGATCCTTTTCTTTTTTCTGATATGGAAAAAGCTGTTGAAATTATTAAAAAAACGATTAAAGAAAAAAAGAAAATAATTGTTTTTGGAGATTATGACGCTGACGGAATAACTTCCAGCGCTGTTTTAATAACCTG is from Patescibacteria group bacterium and encodes:
- the gap gene encoding type I glyceraldehyde-3-phosphate dehydrogenase, which codes for MVKVAINGFGRIGRAVFKILIEKHKNLQIIAINDLTDTKTLAHLLEYDTMYGKWDKKIGFSKDSIIVDNKKYKVFAEKNPTELPWKRLGVSTVLECTGLFRTKELCKLHLNAGAKNVIISAPAKSNDIPIYVLGVNERKIKKTDKIISNASCTTNCIAPIVEILERKIGIKKVMMTTIHSYTSDQNLVDGPHKDLRRARTAGQNIIPTTTGAALATIKTVPKLKGKFDGISIRVPTALVSMSDFVFLLKKKTDTEKVNKIFVQEKKSKKYRDVIDITDKPLVSSDFIKNPYSAIIDLSMTKIVDGDLLKIVAWYDNEWGYSNRLAEITKLIAKIQK